From the genome of Triticum aestivum cultivar Chinese Spring chromosome 3B, IWGSC CS RefSeq v2.1, whole genome shotgun sequence, one region includes:
- the LOC123069535 gene encoding protein transport protein Sec61 subunit alpha produces the protein MAYAYRWRRNLCTLMRFLPQVERPDQPVSLHDKYFYTAASVFIFMAASQLPLYGFKPGMGIDPFYWVGMAFASNWGTLTTFGILPVFVPEFLVPVCISRILKVSSRTPEGRMLLDGAHKVVGICTNIVMVIIFMLVYAILVKVDTCTAVVMMLQLFFSGVVVLYLDEVLKKGYGLLPSISLFTATNICVSVLWKAFSPSYVTYYHEQGAQFEGAVIAWVHLLVTGTDKFSATCQAFCRQNLPNVTNLLVTCLFCLIALFFQSFYVALPVKLLDCAQFTYRLKFSYISYAAIILQQVVVTYLLVISEVLYVIFCALVDLHGRSNGSSKTIGICRRGDGIFYYLTAPPTLIDLQRDPVHVFLYIVIVLSACAYFSVIWTRCCMTSRRFLHDMLGEDVQLPGPDTMSDDEFQSCIAKGACLGGICVGLLIVLSDFAGLCGSGMGILLAVAAVYPYFEGVRAEDIGVFGL, from the exons ATGGCATATGCGTACAGGTGGCGGAGAAACCTCTGCACACTCATGAGGTTCTTACCGCAGGTGGAGCGCCCCGACCAGCCTGTTTCTCTCCATGACAAGTACTTTTACACGGCTGCTTCGGTTTTCATCTTCATGGCTGCCAGCCAGCTCCCTCTATATGGCTTCAAACCAGGCATGGGGATTGATCCATTTTACTGGGTCGGCATGGCTTTTGCATCAAACTGGGGAACTCTCACCACTTTTGGGATCCTCCCTGTTTTTGTACCTGAGTTTTTAGTGCCAGTCTGTATCTCGAGGATTCTAAAAGTGAGCAGCAGGACTCCTGAGGGTCGAATGCTTCT GGATGGAGCTCACAAGGTGGTTGGGATATGCACTAACATTGTGATGGTTATTATCTTTATGCTAGTGTATGCCATTCTTGTCAAAGTTGACACGTGCACTGCTGTTGTAATGATGCTCCAACTTTTCTTCTCTGGTGTTGTTGTCCTCTATCTCGATGAGGTGCTGAAGAAAGGATATGGATTGTTGCCAAGTATCTCGTTATTCACTGCCACCAATATTTG TGTAAGTGTTCTTTGGAAGGCCTTTAGCCCCTCTTATGTTACTTATTATCATGAGCAAGGTGCTCAATTTGAGGGAGCTGTTATTGCCTGGGTCCATCTTTTGGTTACTGGAACGGACAAGTTCTCTGCAACCTGTCAAGCCTTTTGCCGCCAAAACCTCCCGAATGTCACCAACCTGCTGGTTACTTGCTTGTTTTGTCTAATTGCCTTATTCTTTCAGAGCTTTTATGTTGCGCTGCCAGTGAAGTTACTTGATTGCGCTCAGTTCACCTACCGCCTCAAGTTCTCCTATATCTCCTACGCCGCTATTATCTTGCAACAGGTTGTGGTTACGTATCTATTAGTCATCTCAGAG gTACTGTACGTGATATTTTGTGCATTGGTGGACCTGCATGGCAGGTCGAATGGGTCTAGTAAGACTATTGGGATTTGTCGCCGAGGCGATGGGATTTTCTACTACCTAACAGCACCTCCAAC TTTGATTGATCTGCAGAGAGACCCGGTCCATGTATTTCTCTACATCGTCATTGTGCTTAGTGCATGTGCTTATTTCTCAGTAATTTGGACCAGATGCTGTATGACATCCAGAAGATTTTTACATGACATGCTAGGGGAAGAT GTGCAGCTTCCTGGCCCTGACACGATGTCTGACGACGAATTCCAGAGTTGCATAGCCAAGGGGGCTTGTCTTGGTGGCATTTGTGTGGGCTTGTTGATAGTTTTGTCCGATTTTGCTGGTCTATGTGGTTCTGGTATGGGGATTCTGCTTGCTGTTGCAGCGGTGTATCCCTACTTTGAGGGGGTGAGAGCTGAAGACATAGGTGTCTTTGGCCTCTGA